One window of Cellulomonas shaoxiangyii genomic DNA carries:
- a CDS encoding NAD(P)/FAD-dependent oxidoreductase gives MTDRYDVVVVGGGAAGLAAAVTLGRSLRSVLVVDAGEPRNAPAAGAHNLLGREGVPPQELLAAGRREAESYGAEVRSDRAVGARRDGDGLVVSLAEGGDVRARVLLLATGLTDVLPDVPGVRERWGADVLHCPYCHGWEVRGRRIGVLATSDNAPHQALLMRQLSDDVTLFLHSGPDLEDTEREQLVALDVRLVQGTVERLDHDDDALRAVVLADGRRFDVDAVAVAPRFVANADLYEQLGGTVSEHPFGTYVSSSPGGRTDLPDVWVAGNATDLAAMVGGAATAGVLAAAGINGDLVHADAEAAVRRRSERFDAATEARPHASLAGGRVHGLEPVGGHG, from the coding sequence ATGACCGACCGGTACGACGTGGTGGTGGTGGGCGGCGGGGCCGCCGGCCTGGCCGCCGCCGTGACCCTGGGCCGCTCGCTGCGGTCCGTGCTCGTCGTCGACGCGGGCGAGCCGCGCAACGCGCCCGCCGCGGGCGCGCACAACCTGCTGGGCCGCGAGGGCGTCCCCCCGCAGGAGCTGCTCGCCGCGGGCCGCCGGGAGGCCGAGTCCTACGGCGCCGAGGTCCGCAGCGACCGCGCCGTGGGCGCGCGGCGCGACGGCGACGGCCTCGTCGTCAGCCTCGCCGAGGGCGGCGACGTCCGCGCCCGCGTCCTGCTGCTGGCGACGGGACTGACCGACGTCCTCCCCGACGTGCCGGGCGTGCGGGAGCGGTGGGGCGCCGACGTGCTGCACTGCCCGTACTGCCACGGCTGGGAGGTCCGCGGCCGGCGCATCGGCGTGCTCGCGACCAGCGACAACGCGCCGCACCAGGCGCTGCTGATGCGTCAGCTGAGCGACGACGTCACGCTCTTCCTGCACTCCGGGCCCGACCTGGAGGACACGGAGCGGGAGCAGCTCGTGGCCCTCGACGTCCGCCTGGTTCAGGGGACGGTGGAGCGGCTCGACCACGACGACGACGCGCTGCGGGCGGTCGTCCTGGCGGACGGTCGCCGGTTCGACGTCGACGCGGTGGCCGTGGCACCCCGGTTCGTGGCCAACGCGGACCTGTACGAGCAGCTCGGCGGCACCGTGAGCGAGCACCCGTTCGGCACGTACGTCTCGTCCTCCCCGGGGGGCCGCACCGACCTGCCGGACGTCTGGGTGGCGGGCAACGCCACCGACCTGGCCGCGATGGTGGGCGGAGCGGCGACCGCGGGCGTCCTGGCGGCGGCAGGGATCAACGGCGACCTCGTGCACGCGGACGCGGAGGCCGCCGTGCGACGCCGCAGCGAGCGGTTCGACGCCGCGACGGAGGCGCGCCCGCACGCGTCCCTCGCCGGCGGCCGCGTGCACGGGCTCGAGCCGGTGGGCGGCCATGGCTGA